The DNA window GCCCCGAAGAGGCCCTGGTAGCGGCCTCGGTCGCGGGGCGGCACCAGGTCGCCGACGATGGCCTGGGTGAGCACGATCAGCCCGCCGCCGCCCAGCCCCTGCAAGGCGCGGAAGCCGATCAGCTCGCCCATGTTCCGGGAGATGCCGCAGAGCGCCGAGCCGACCAGGAAGATCACGATGGAGACCTGGAAGAGGCGCTTGCGCCCGTACATGTCGCCGAGCTTGCCCCACAGCGGGGTGGCGGCGGTGGAGGCCAGCAGATAGGCGGTGACCACCCAGGAGAGGTGGTCCAGGCCGCCGAGGTCGCTGACGATGGTGGGCAGGGCGGTGGCCACGATGGTCTGGTCGAGCGCGGCCAGCAGCATGGCCAGCAGCAGTGCGCCGATGGCCACCCAGAGGCTGCCGACCGGCCCGGGCGGGCCGGTCTGCGGGGCGGGCGAGGTGCCGAGCGGGAGCCTGGTGGCGCCTGCGGAGCTGCCCGTGGGGGGTCCCGTACGGCCGGGCTCGGCAGCGTGGTCCGCCATGCCAGCTCCTCACACCATCGGTCCGGTGATCGACCCTCCGCCAGACCATTCTGTCAGCTTTGTCCCGGTTTTTCCCTGCCGTGGCGAGGGGTGGGCGGCCGAGGCACCCGTCCATGGGCGCACGCATCCCCCAACCCGGTTGCAGGGGACGGAAATCCACCCCTATCCCGGCAAGCCGGGCGGGCCTGCCCACCGGTCTCCGGCCGTCACTGTGCGATCAGCTGCGCATCCTGCATAATCGGGCGCGACCGAGGCCCGTGCGCGCCCCGCCCTGTGCGACGCGCCCTTCGCCCGCCACCGGTCCCTGTTCCACCGAGCGGCTGCCTGCCCTGTGCCTCCCGCCCGGTTGGTGCAGCACTGCGCAATGGAGGAGGACCGGTCGGATGCCGGGACAGCACTGCCCCGCCTGCGGCGCCGAGCGCACCGGGGGGCTGTGCGCCTGCCCTCCCGATCTGACCGAGACGGCGGTGCTGCCGCATATCGAGGGTCCGCCGCTGGTCCGCCCCTATGTCCATGTGTCGGGCGAACCCGATGTCGCCACGGTGCCGCCGCCCGAGCCGTTCTCCCCGGGCCCGGCGCCGTCCGCACCGCCCTCCGGCGCGCAGGCATCGGCACCGGAGGCCGTACCCGCGGCGGCCCCGGGCGACTTCACCCTGGTCCCGATGGAGGGCCGGGCCACGGCCGTCCATGTGCCCTACTCCCGCGCGGCGGGCCGCCAGGCGGCGACCAGGCGGCGCCGCCATCGTGGGGCGCTGGTCGCCGCCGCGCTGGCGGTGCCGACCGCTGCGGGCATCGGCCTGGCGCTGACCGGTTCGGGCGGTGGATCGGACCGGGCCGCCATCGTCGTCCCCGCACCGTCCGCGTCCGCCCTGGTCGGCGCCCCGCTGCTCTCCGCCGGCCCGACGGCAAGCGGCCGTCCGGCGTCCACGACCCGGGCGGCGACCGCCGTGCCGTCCGCCACCCTCTCCGCCTCGGGCACCGCCCAGGCCACCGGCAGCACCGCCCCGGCGGCGGAGACCAGCACCACCGCCGCCGCCACCTCGGGCGCGGTCACCGCCGCCCCCGGGACCAGCGCGCCTGCGGCGCCGCCCCCGGACCCGGCCGTCAGCAGCAGCGCCGGGGAGGCCACCACCTCCGCGTCGGCCGTCGCCCCCACCCCTGCCGAGACCGGCCCGCGCACCCTGTCGCCGGGGATGAGCGGCCCCGAGGTCACCGAGTTGCAGCAGCGGCTGGCCCGCGCCTGGACGTACCACGGCAGGCCGTCCGGCAGCTACGACCGGCGGACCGAGGACGCGGTCGCCCAGTTCCAGTCCTGGTACGGCGTGCAGGGCGACCCCCGGGGCGTGTACGGGCCCAACACGCGGGAGCGGCTGGAGCGGGCCTTCCCCTGAGCCGCCTCCCCTCCTGACCGCGCATCCTGGGGGCATGGCGATCAACGGCTTCGGCCCCGTGGAGTTCCAGTTGGTACTGCTCCGCCGAATGGCGGACTTCCACCCCGAACTGGTCGAGGAGGCCGTCCGCAGGCTGGGCGCCTCCCGGGCCGAGATGCGGGAGGCCAACCGCCGCTGGCAGGCGATGCTGCGGTCCCGCACCTTCCCGCACGGCGAGCGCCGCTGCCTGGCCGTCCTCGGGCCGCCGGAGTCGGCGGGGCCGCAGCGGGTCGGCGACCTGGAGCTGCGGGCGCTGCGCTGGCCGCTGCCGCTCTGGCCGGACCTGCGGTTCGAGCTGCTGCTGGCCCCGGGCGGCGGCGTCCTCAACGAGTGGCTGGTACGGGCCGCCGGCAGCCCGCCGCCCGAGCTGCACACCCTGGCCGACCTGGACCCCTGGAGCTGCACGGTCGGCGATGTGGCCGCCGCCTTCGCCCCCGCCCGGCCGCTGGAGGGCACCGCCCCCACGCGGTGGCGGCTGGCCTTCACCGCGCCGGACGCCGACGGGGTGGCCCGGCAGGCGGTGGCCGACTTCACCTGGGGGCTGCTCCAGGAGGTCCGTACGGCGGACGGCGTCAGCCCCTGACCGCGCCCACGATGCTGACCGCCGCCATCACCAGCATGACGACGGCCGCCACCCTGGTGATGACCCGCAGCGGCACATGCTTCATCAGCTTCTGACCGCCGACGATGGCAATCGCCGCCACCGCGCAGAGCGCCAGCCAGGAGCCGAGGGCGACGGAGAGCGGGTCGGCGTAGCGGGCGGCCAGGTTGGCCGTGGTGATCTGGGTCAGGTCGCCGAACTCGGCCACCAGCACCAGCAGGAAGCCGGACCCGGCGACCTTCCAGAAGCTGTTGGAGGACGGCTCCTTGGCGGCGTGCTCGTCCTCGTCCCCCTCCCGCTGGAAGAGCAGCATCGCCGCCCCGGCCAGGAAGAGCAGGCCCACCACGCCCTCCACCCAGCGGTGCGGCAGCAGCGCCAGCAGGCTGCCGGCGGCGACCGCGATGGCGACATGGACGGCGAAGGCGGCGGCGATCCCCGCGAAGACATGGCTCGCCCGGTAGCGGGTGCCCAGCACCAGGCTGGCCAGGGCCGTCTTGTCCGGCAGTTCCGCCAGGAAGATGATGCCGAAGGTGATCGCGGCGATGGTGAGGCTCATCGGATGGGGTCTTCCTCGTCGGTCGGGCTCCCGTACCGGCGGTGACTCCCTCGGGGGTCGCTTCGGCACGGCAGCGCATGGCACACAGCACTGCGGCCGAAGGTCTCGCCGGCACCCGTCGCGCGGACCGTGCCGCGCCGAGCCGATGCCCCGGGCGCCGGGCCTTCGCGCGAGGCGGCGGCCAGTATGTCGACGGTCCGGTGGAGGGCTACTCCCCTTCGATCAGCCGCCACCCTACCGGATGTGCGGGCCTGCCCCCGGCTCGCGGGCCACCGGTGCCGCGCCCGGCACCAGCCCCCGGCCCACCAGCTCCAGCACCACCAGGACCGCGACCGCCTCCACCGCCAGCAGCGCCACCAGCACAAAGAGCTGCACCGCGCCCGCCGCCACCGGTGAGGCGCCACCCAGCAGCATCCCGACGAACGCGCCCGGCAGGGTGACCAGGCCCACGGTGCGGGTCTGGTCAAGCGCCGGCATCAGCGAGGTGGCCGCCGCCGTCCGGCAGATCTCCAGCCGGGCGTCCCGGTCGGTGAGCCCCAGCGACAGCGCCGCCTCCACCTCGCCCCGGCGCTGCGCCAGCTCGTCCAGCGCCCGGCGGCCGGAGAGCGAGGTCGCGGTGAGCGCGCCGCCGATCAGGATGCCGGCGACCGGGATCAGCGAGATGCCCTTGAGCGGCAGCAGTCCGGCCGCCACCAGCAGCACCAGCACCGGGGCCACGCCCGCCGCGATGGGCGCCGCCGCCCAGACCCAGTTCGGCCCGGCGGTCATCCGGCGGCCGGCGGTGCGCACCGCCACCGTGAACATCAGCAGGACGAAGAGCAGCGACAGCGGCAGCGACCGCACCACCCAGGCGATCACCGCGGCGACGGCGGCCAGTTGCACCACCGCCCGCAGCCCGGCCCGCAGCACCGCCCGGCCGTGCCCCAGCCGCCCCCATCCGGCGGCGGCCACCCCGGCGGCCAGCAGCACCGCCATGGCCACCCCCAGCGCGGGCGTCACCGGCAGCAGTTGCGACCCGCTGCCGCCGCTCGGGGCGGTCATGCGTCACTCCCGGCGCTGACCCACCAGGCCGAGTGCCGGTACGAGTCGGGCGGCGGAGGTGCCGAGCCCGGCGGGGCCGCCGAAGGGCCGCTCCGGTACCCCCACCGGGCGCCGCAGTTCGGACTCCAGGTACCGGCGGCACCCCCGGTGCCAGATGAGGATCCCGGCGAGCCAGTGTTTGAGCTCCTCCGCATAGCCGGTCAGTGTCGCACGGCCGGCCGCGTCGAGGTCGAACTCGTCGGCCAGCACCGGCAGCTCATCGGCGACGACATGCTCGAACTCCCGCATCCGGGAGGCCATCAGGTCGGCCACGATGCCCAGGGCCTCCTGGAGGCCGCAGCCGAAGAAGTCCTGCACCACCAGGACCGCGTTGTGGATCTCCCCCTCGAACTGGATCTCCTTCTGATAGGAGTACAGGTCGTTGATCAGCGCCGCGTAGTCCGACGCCGCGTGCTCCATCGCCTGCACCGGCCGGGAGCGGTAGACCTCGGGCGGCAGCGTCCTCGGGTGGGAGAGCCGGGAGAGGCTCATGGTGAGGTCCGCGCCGAAGGTCATCCGGCGCATCTCGATGTAGTCGACCGGGTCGGGGATGCGGTTCTCCGCCTGGTTGGCGAGCTCCCAGAGCCAACTGTCGGTCATGTCCTCGATGGTGGCCCGGAACCGCCGCCGGTCGCCGGGGGTCATCGGTCCGGCGGTACGGGCCCAGAGGTCCGCCAGCCCGCGCTCCAGGGGGTTGGTCGGGATGGGGGCGGTGCCGGAGTCCACCGGCATGAAGGCCGCCAGCCGCTTGGTGCAGAGCCGGGCGCCGACCAGGTCGGAGGTGCGCCCGAAGACGGCCGGGTAGTAGTCGTCGCCGTATGTCCCCCAGGTGAGCCAGCCGGTGGTCAGGTCCAGCTGGTCGAGGGAGGCGTCCGGGTGGATGCCGGCCGAGCAGAGGGCGAAGTCGAACGCCCTGAGGCTGTGCTCGTCCCAGATCCCGGAGGCGGGCACGCCCGGCACCGGGGCCAGCATGCCCATCCGGCGGGCCCAGGTCACCACGTTCTCCCGGGAGGTGTCGAGATACGGGCTCAGCTGGGTGGTGAAGGGCATGTAGAGGTCCGGGATGCGGATCACCCCCACGGCCTGGAAGGGCACATGGGCATGGCTCTTGAGCCGCTTGGGCAGGGTGGCCACAAGCGAGGTGGCGATCCGGGCGGCGGAGGTGCCCAGGCCGACCGGGCCGCCCAGCACCGGCAGGCCGCCGCCGGCCGGGGTGTCACCGGGGGCGGTGCCCCGGGTGGCGCCGTTCATATAGCGGCTGGAGCGCATATGCCACTCATGGCCGCCGGACTGCCAGTCCTGAAGGCCCTTCACATAGGCCAGGACGTCGGCGCAGGACGCCGGGTCCAGCCCGTGCTCGGCGAAGAGCGGTGCCAGCTCGGTGAGGGCGGTGTGCTCGAACTGCTGGAGCCGGGAGGTGATCAGCTCATTGACGGCGTCGGCGGCCTGCTGGGTGGTGCAGTCCAGGAACCGCTCGAAGACCAGCACGCCATTGGAGAGCTCGCCCTCCTCCTCGATCTCCCGCTGGTAGGAGAAGAGGTCGTTGCGCAGATGGACGCCGTCGGCGAAGGCGTCCCGGAGGACCCGCATCGGCCGGCTGGCCGCGATGGCGTCCGGGACCTCGGCGCCCGCGGCGTACTCCACCAGCCCGGCGGACCAGGGGGCGCCGCCGACCTTGCGGCGCATCTCGATGTACTCCAGCGGGTTGGAGACCCGGCCGTCGCTGATGTTGGACAGCTCCCAGAGGGACTCCTCCAGCAGGTGCTGGGTGGACTCGGCGAAGCGGCGCCGCCACCCCTCCGACATGGCCGGTACGGTCCGCGCCCAGAGGTCCGCCAGGCCGCGCTCCACCGCGGTGGTCGGCTCGGGCGGCGGCCCGGCGGACGGCTCGACCGGCATATAGGCCGGCAGCCGGTCGAGGTACGCCTTGGCGCCCTGCATGTCCGGAGTGCGCTTGAAGCTCTCCAGGAAGTCGTCGTCGAAGAAGAAGACCCACACATACCAGTCGGTTACCAGGGCCAGCTCGGCGGCCGGTGCGTCCGGATGGGTGTACGCGCAGAGCAGCGCATAGTCATGGGAGTCGAAGTCATGCTCGTCCCAGACGCCCGAGCCCTCGATCATCCCCATCTCGCGGGCCCATGCCTTGGAATGCTCCCGGGCGGCCTCCAGATGGGGGTTCAGCCGTGCGGGGTAGGGCTCGTAGAACTGCGGGAGCGTGAACGGCTGCGACATCCGTGCCTCGACTCTCCTCCGGGTCGGCGATCGGTACGGACGCTAGGCTCATCGGGGGAGCGATGGCTGCGGAATGGCGTGCAACCCATCAGAAAGGGTGATTCCGGGTGTTCGACGAATAATGATCACCACGATGGCGCAGTGCGTCCCACGCCACCTGCCGAACCGTCCATCGACACCCGGCGGGCTGCCCGGTAGTGCTCCGGGCCCACCGTCTTCGCGCCAATTCGCGGTCGGGATTCCGGTTGTGGGGATATCGCAGGAGTGTTCGGGGTAGCGTGCGGTCGGCAGCGGGGGCGACAGCGCTCCCGGCCAACCAGCGACTGGAGGGGCGCCAGTGGACCGTCCGACGTGGGCACCGCAGGGGATCGACCTGACCAAGGCCAGCGCGGCCCGCATGTACGACTTCTTCCTGGGCGGCTCGCACAACTTCGAGGTCGACCGCGAGGCCGGCCGCAGGGCGATCGAGATCCTGCCGGACCTGCCGAAGATCATGCAGGCCAACCGGGCCTTCATCCGCGACGCCGTACGGCAGTCCGCAGCAGCCGGTGTCACCCAGTTCCTCGACATCGGCTCCGGCATACCCACCTTCGGCAATGTGCACGAGGTCGCCCTGGAGGCGTCGCCGGACGCCAGGGTCGTCTACATCGACCACGACCCGGTGGCGGTCGCCCACAGCCAGGCGCTGCTCGCCGAGGTGCCGCAGGCGTCCGTCGTCGAGGCCGACCTGCTGCGGCCCAAGGAGATCCTGGCCCGGGTCGAGGCCGACGGGCTGGTCGACCTCAACCGGCCGGTGGCCCTGCTGCTGGTCGCGGTGCTGCACTTCGTGGAGGAGAGCGCCGACCCGTACGCGCTGGTGGGCGAGTTGCGGGACGCCCTGGCCCCGGGCAGCCGACTGGTGCTGTCGCACGCCAGCCAGGACACCCGCCCGGCGGAGGCCTCCCGGATCGAGGACCTCTACCAGCGGGTCGGCACCCCGTTCGTGATGCGGACCCGGCAGCAGGTGGAGCGGTTCTTCGAGGGCTTCGAGCCCGACCCGGGCGTGGTCCTCATCGGCGAGTGGGGCGACAACGCCCAGGCCGCCGACGACGACCCGTCCCGGTTCAGCGGCTATGTAGGAGTGGGACGCAAGCCGTGACCAGCGCCGCCCCCCACGGGGACCCCGCCGCCGCGCGGGGTCCCCGTGACGCCCTGGAGCGCTTCGCCGCCGTCTGGTGCCGCGCCGTCTACCCGGTCAGCACCACCTCGCTCAGCCGCGCCGAACTCCAGGCGTACCTGGAAACCCTGGCGGCCCGCCTGCACTCGCTGCTGGCGGGCCGCCCGTTCCATCCCTGGCCGGCCCGCGACATCGGCGCCGCCCTGGTCCGCGCGCACTGCACCGACCCGCAGGCCCTGGCGCAGACCCTGGACGTCATCGAGTCGTATCTGCTGCTCTACTGCCCGGCCGACCTCAGCGGCGAGCCCGGCACCGCGCGCAACCGGCTCACCCGGCTCCAGCACCACCTCGCCGCCGGCTACGCCCGGGAGCTGCGCGAACGCGCGCTGGGCGAGCAGGAGGCCATCTCCCGCGCCGCGCTCACCGCGCAGGTCCGCGCCGAGCAGGCGCTGCGCGCCAGCGAGGCCCGCTTCCAGGCCCTCTTCCGCGACGCCGCCATCGGCATCGGGATCGCCGACCTCCAGGGCCGCATCGTGGACGTCAACGACGCACTGGCCCGGATGCTCGCCGCCAGCACCGAGGACCTGCGCCACCTCAATGTCACCGACTTCGT is part of the Peterkaempfera bronchialis genome and encodes:
- a CDS encoding peptidoglycan-binding domain-containing protein — translated: MPGQHCPACGAERTGGLCACPPDLTETAVLPHIEGPPLVRPYVHVSGEPDVATVPPPEPFSPGPAPSAPPSGAQASAPEAVPAAAPGDFTLVPMEGRATAVHVPYSRAAGRQAATRRRRHRGALVAAALAVPTAAGIGLALTGSGGGSDRAAIVVPAPSASALVGAPLLSAGPTASGRPASTTRAATAVPSATLSASGTAQATGSTAPAAETSTTAAATSGAVTAAPGTSAPAAPPPDPAVSSSAGEATTSASAVAPTPAETGPRTLSPGMSGPEVTELQQRLARAWTYHGRPSGSYDRRTEDAVAQFQSWYGVQGDPRGVYGPNTRERLERAFP
- a CDS encoding TMEM165/GDT1 family protein, whose translation is MSLTIAAITFGIIFLAELPDKTALASLVLGTRYRASHVFAGIAAAFAVHVAIAVAAGSLLALLPHRWVEGVVGLLFLAGAAMLLFQREGDEDEHAAKEPSSNSFWKVAGSGFLLVLVAEFGDLTQITTANLAARYADPLSVALGSWLALCAVAAIAIVGGQKLMKHVPLRVITRVAAVVMLVMAAVSIVGAVRG
- a CDS encoding ABC transporter permease; this encodes MTAPSGGSGSQLLPVTPALGVAMAVLLAAGVAAAGWGRLGHGRAVLRAGLRAVVQLAAVAAVIAWVVRSLPLSLLFVLLMFTVAVRTAGRRMTAGPNWVWAAAPIAAGVAPVLVLLVAAGLLPLKGISLIPVAGILIGGALTATSLSGRRALDELAQRRGEVEAALSLGLTDRDARLEICRTAAATSLMPALDQTRTVGLVTLPGAFVGMLLGGASPVAAGAVQLFVLVALLAVEAVAVLVVLELVGRGLVPGAAPVAREPGAGPHIR
- a CDS encoding family 2 encapsulin nanocompartment cargo protein terpene cyclase, which encodes MSQPFTLPQFYEPYPARLNPHLEAAREHSKAWAREMGMIEGSGVWDEHDFDSHDYALLCAYTHPDAPAAELALVTDWYVWVFFFDDDFLESFKRTPDMQGAKAYLDRLPAYMPVEPSAGPPPEPTTAVERGLADLWARTVPAMSEGWRRRFAESTQHLLEESLWELSNISDGRVSNPLEYIEMRRKVGGAPWSAGLVEYAAGAEVPDAIAASRPMRVLRDAFADGVHLRNDLFSYQREIEEEGELSNGVLVFERFLDCTTQQAADAVNELITSRLQQFEHTALTELAPLFAEHGLDPASCADVLAYVKGLQDWQSGGHEWHMRSSRYMNGATRGTAPGDTPAGGGLPVLGGPVGLGTSAARIATSLVATLPKRLKSHAHVPFQAVGVIRIPDLYMPFTTQLSPYLDTSRENVVTWARRMGMLAPVPGVPASGIWDEHSLRAFDFALCSAGIHPDASLDQLDLTTGWLTWGTYGDDYYPAVFGRTSDLVGARLCTKRLAAFMPVDSGTAPIPTNPLERGLADLWARTAGPMTPGDRRRFRATIEDMTDSWLWELANQAENRIPDPVDYIEMRRMTFGADLTMSLSRLSHPRTLPPEVYRSRPVQAMEHAASDYAALINDLYSYQKEIQFEGEIHNAVLVVQDFFGCGLQEALGIVADLMASRMREFEHVVADELPVLADEFDLDAAGRATLTGYAEELKHWLAGILIWHRGCRRYLESELRRPVGVPERPFGGPAGLGTSAARLVPALGLVGQRRE
- a CDS encoding SAM-dependent methyltransferase, whose protein sequence is MDRPTWAPQGIDLTKASAARMYDFFLGGSHNFEVDREAGRRAIEILPDLPKIMQANRAFIRDAVRQSAAAGVTQFLDIGSGIPTFGNVHEVALEASPDARVVYIDHDPVAVAHSQALLAEVPQASVVEADLLRPKEILARVEADGLVDLNRPVALLLVAVLHFVEESADPYALVGELRDALAPGSRLVLSHASQDTRPAEASRIEDLYQRVGTPFVMRTRQQVERFFEGFEPDPGVVLIGEWGDNAQAADDDPSRFSGYVGVGRKP